In Streptomyces pluripotens, the genomic window AAGGACTTGTTGGCGGAGCCGCCGCCCTTCGCCATGAACAGGAACTTGTAGGCGCCGCCGTCGGTCGCGTACAGCTCGATCTGGGCCGGCAGGTTGGAGCCGGTGTTCTTCTCCTCCCACATGGTGAGCGGAGCCATCTGCGAGTAGCGCAGGTTGAGCTTGGTGTAGGCGTCGTGGATGCCGTGTGAGAGGTGCTTGTCGTCCTCTCCTTCGGTCAGGACGTTCTGCCCGCGCTTGCCCATCACGATCGCCGTGCCGGTGTCCTGGCACATGGGGAGCACCCCGGCCGCCGCGATATTGGCGTTCTTCAGCAGGTCGAGCGCGACGAACTTGTCGTTGCTCGACGCCTCCGGGTCGTCGACGATGCGGCGCAACTGTGCCAGGTGGGCCGGGCGCAGGTAATGCTGGATGTCGTGGACGGCTTCCGCGGCCAGCTTGCGCAGCGCCTCCGGTTCCACCGTGAGGAACGTCCGCCCGTCCGGCCCTTCGACCGTGGAGACGCCCTCGGAGGTCACCAGCCGGTATGGGGTGGTGTCCTCACCCTGGGGGAGCAGGTCGGTGTACTCGAACGCTGGGCGGGTGGAACTACTCGGCATCTCAGCCCATTCCTCACTCTGACGGACGGCCGCCCGTCGACGCCGACGGGCCTCACCAGCGTAGAACCTGCCGCCGACGCCGAACCTGTGAGGTGAGGCTCAGTTCGGACACGCGGGTTGTCCACAGCCCCTAGTCGCGATCTATCGCGTTTCGGTACGCTACTGTCGTGGACCTCCAGAAGCCCGCCCAGAAGCCCGCCCGAACCCAGGACGCCGGACCGCGCGTCTCCGAACTGCGCGCATCGGACGCCGACCGTGACCGGGTCGCCGACATCCTCCGCGAGGCCCTCGCCGAGGGGCGGCTGACCGCGGACGAGCACGCCGAGCGCGTCGACGGAGTGCTGCACGCCAAGACGGTGGGTGAACTGGACGTCTTCGTCCGAGACCTGCCCGCCGCTCACCACGGCCCGTCCGCCCCTTCCTACACCCCGGTCCCACCCCGCCCCGCGTCCGGTACGGTCCCGGTCGAGGCCGACGCCAATGTGGTGGCCGTCTTCAGCAGCGCCGTGCGCCGGGGGCGCTGGCGTGCCGGACGCCGGCTGCACGCCTACGCGGTCTTCGGCAGCGTCGAGATCGACCTCAGCGAGGCGATCTTCGAGTACCAGCAGGTCGTGATCAAGGCAGTCTCGGTCTTCGGCGACGTCCAGATCCGGGTTCCGGAGAACATCTCGCTGCGTGGCACTGGCGGGGGAGTGCTGGGCAATTTCGAGGTGGACACGCTGGACTCGGTCGCACCCGACGCCCCGGTCGTGTACGTCGACGGGTGGGCCGTCCTGGGCAACGTCGAGGCGCGCCCCAGGCGTGGCAA contains:
- a CDS encoding DUF1707 SHOCT-like domain-containing protein produces the protein MDLQKPAQKPARTQDAGPRVSELRASDADRDRVADILREALAEGRLTADEHAERVDGVLHAKTVGELDVFVRDLPAAHHGPSAPSYTPVPPRPASGTVPVEADANVVAVFSSAVRRGRWRAGRRLHAYAVFGSVEIDLSEAIFEYQQVVIKAVSVFGDVQIRVPENISLRGTGGGVLGNFEVDTLDSVAPDAPVVYVDGWAVLGNVEARPRRGKRVADILERVQDKVERKLRKHLDR